In Odontesthes bonariensis isolate fOdoBon6 chromosome 20, fOdoBon6.hap1, whole genome shotgun sequence, a genomic segment contains:
- the adcyap1a gene encoding adenylate cyclase activating polypeptide 1a isoform X3 — MSSKATLALLIYGIIMHYSVNCSPVGLSFPSISGVYDEDGNTLQSLDYDGDHLEVRSPSSVADDVFSLFYPPEKRTERHADGMFNKAYRKALGQLSARKYLHSLMAKRVGGGKTLDDSSESLSKRHSDGIFTDSYSRYRKQMAVKKYLAAVLGKSLEDIDFHQILQEINFDALPDEEEFEAFLGDWLKQFSPEFAAL; from the exons ATGTCTAGCAAAGCGACTCTAGCATTACTCATCTATGGAATCATAATGCATTACAGCGTCAACTGCTCACCTGTGGGGCTTAGCTTTCCAAGTATTAG TGGGGTTTATGACGAGGATGGCAATACTTTACAGTCCCTGGATTATGACGGGGACCACCTGGAGGTGAGAAGCCCCTCATCTGTCGCTGACGACGTCTTCAGTTTGTTTTACCCGCCGGAGAAAAG AACGGAAAGGCATGCAGACGGCATGTTTAATAAAGCCTACAGGAAAGCGCTGGGTCAGTTATCAGCAAGGAAATACCTTCATTCTCTGATGGCAAAACGTGTAGG TGGAGGGAAAACGCTGGATGACAGCTCAGAGTCCCTGTCCAAGCGACACTCAGATGGGATCttcacagacagctacagcCGCTACAGAAAGCAAATGGCAGTCAAGAAATACCTGGCAGCAGTCCTGGGGAAAAG CCTTGAAGACATTGATTTTCACCAAATCCTACAAGAGATAAACTTTGACGCCCTCCCGGACGAGGAAGAGTTTGAAGCTTTTTTGGGAGACTGGCTGAAACAGTTCTCTCCCGAATTTGCG GCTTTGTGA
- the adcyap1a gene encoding adenylate cyclase activating polypeptide 1a isoform X1: MSSKATLALLIYGIIMHYSVNCSPVGLSFPSISGVYDEDGNTLQSLDYDGDHLEVRSPSSVADDVFSLFYPPEKRTERHADGMFNKAYRKALGQLSARKYLHSLMAKRVGGGKTLDDSSESLSKRHSDGIFTDSYSRYRKQMAVKKYLAAVLGKSLEDIDFHQILQEINFDALPDEEEFEAFLGDWLKQFSPEFAVSFPALSRGRFLAGVSHAPTPFFSSHLVILLQILKHSSFPTSSVLLSHRFHP; encoded by the exons ATGTCTAGCAAAGCGACTCTAGCATTACTCATCTATGGAATCATAATGCATTACAGCGTCAACTGCTCACCTGTGGGGCTTAGCTTTCCAAGTATTAG TGGGGTTTATGACGAGGATGGCAATACTTTACAGTCCCTGGATTATGACGGGGACCACCTGGAGGTGAGAAGCCCCTCATCTGTCGCTGACGACGTCTTCAGTTTGTTTTACCCGCCGGAGAAAAG AACGGAAAGGCATGCAGACGGCATGTTTAATAAAGCCTACAGGAAAGCGCTGGGTCAGTTATCAGCAAGGAAATACCTTCATTCTCTGATGGCAAAACGTGTAGG TGGAGGGAAAACGCTGGATGACAGCTCAGAGTCCCTGTCCAAGCGACACTCAGATGGGATCttcacagacagctacagcCGCTACAGAAAGCAAATGGCAGTCAAGAAATACCTGGCAGCAGTCCTGGGGAAAAG CCTTGAAGACATTGATTTTCACCAAATCCTACAAGAGATAAACTTTGACGCCCTCCCGGACGAGGAAGAGTTTGAAGCTTTTTTGGGAGACTGGCTGAAACAGTTCTCTCCCGAATTTGCGGTGAGTTTTCCGGCTCTTTCCCGAGGCCGTTTCCTCGCAGGGGTTTCTCATGCCCCCAccccctttttttcctctcacctCGTGATCTTGCTACAAATACTCAAACACAGCTCTTTTCCCACCTCATCTGTGCTCCTGTCTCACAGATTCCACCCGTAA
- the adcyap1a gene encoding adenylate cyclase activating polypeptide 1a isoform X2, translating to MSSKATLALLIYGIIMHYSVNCSPVGLSFPSISGVYDEDGNTLQSLDYDGDHLEVRSPSSVADDVFSLFYPPEKSGGKTLDDSSESLSKRHSDGIFTDSYSRYRKQMAVKKYLAAVLGKSLEDIDFHQILQEINFDALPDEEEFEAFLGDWLKQFSPEFAVSFPALSRGRFLAGVSHAPTPFFSSHLVILLQILKHSSFPTSSVLLSHRFHP from the exons ATGTCTAGCAAAGCGACTCTAGCATTACTCATCTATGGAATCATAATGCATTACAGCGTCAACTGCTCACCTGTGGGGCTTAGCTTTCCAAGTATTAG TGGGGTTTATGACGAGGATGGCAATACTTTACAGTCCCTGGATTATGACGGGGACCACCTGGAGGTGAGAAGCCCCTCATCTGTCGCTGACGACGTCTTCAGTTTGTTTTACCCGCCGGAGAAAAG TGGAGGGAAAACGCTGGATGACAGCTCAGAGTCCCTGTCCAAGCGACACTCAGATGGGATCttcacagacagctacagcCGCTACAGAAAGCAAATGGCAGTCAAGAAATACCTGGCAGCAGTCCTGGGGAAAAG CCTTGAAGACATTGATTTTCACCAAATCCTACAAGAGATAAACTTTGACGCCCTCCCGGACGAGGAAGAGTTTGAAGCTTTTTTGGGAGACTGGCTGAAACAGTTCTCTCCCGAATTTGCGGTGAGTTTTCCGGCTCTTTCCCGAGGCCGTTTCCTCGCAGGGGTTTCTCATGCCCCCAccccctttttttcctctcacctCGTGATCTTGCTACAAATACTCAAACACAGCTCTTTTCCCACCTCATCTGTGCTCCTGTCTCACAGATTCCACCCGTAA